The nucleotide sequence CGGACTGGCGGCGCAGGTGGAAGCCACGGCCCGGTGGCTGGCGCAGGCCCGGGCCGAGCGCACGCTGCTCACGCTGGCCGACGCCGCCTACCCGGCCGCGCTGCTGCAGACCGAAGACCCGCCGCTGATGCTGTACCTGGCCGGCCGCCGCGACCAGGTGTCGCGAGCCGACGGCTGGCCTCGCGCCATTGCCATGGTCGGCAGCCGCAATGCCACGCCGCAAGGACTGGACAACGCGCGCCAGTTCGCCCGTGCCTTCGCCCAGCAGGGCTGGACCGTGGTATCGGGACTGGCGCTGGGCGTGGACGGGGCGTCGCACGAAGGCGCGCTGGACGGCGCCGCGGCCGGGGCCCTGGCGACCATCGCCGTGGTCGGCACCGGACTGGACCGGGTCTATCCGCGCCAGCACCTGGAGCTGGCGCGCCGCATCGCCGCGCAGGGCCTGCTGGTCAGCGAATACCCCTTGGGCACGCCGCCGTTGCAGCCCAACTTTCCCAAGCGCAACCGGATCATCGCCGCGTTGAGCCAGGGCACGCTGGTGGTGGAGGCGGCGCTGCAGTCGGGCTCGCTCATCACCGCGCGCCAGGCGGCCGAGCAGGGCAAGGAGGTGTTCGCCATCCCCGGCTCCATCCACTCGCCCCAGGCCCGCGGCTGCCATGCGCTCATCCGGCAGGGCGCCAAGCTGGTGGAAACGGCCCAGGATGTGCTGGAAGAGCTGGTACCGCAGCCCACCAGCCGCGCGGCGGTATCCGGCGCTCGCGGCGAGCGCCCGGCGCAGGAGGCCGGCGACGACCCCGTGCTGGAATCGATGGGGCACGATCCCGTGACGCTCGATGCGCTGGTGGCGCGCACCGGGATGCCGCCGCCGGCGCTGCAGGCGCGTCTGCTCGAGCTCGAGCTGCAAGGCCAGGTGGGCCGGCTGCCCGGCGGGCTGTTCCAGCGCGTCGGCTCGGCCTGATGCGCTGCGGCGGCTGTGCAACGCTGGCGGCGGTTACGCCTGCGGCGGGTGCTTCTCGGCTATATTGGGTTCCATGTTTGAAGTGCTGGTGTTCGTTTACGAAAACTACTGGCGCGGCGACGCCTGCCCCCAGCTGCAGCAGCTCGGTCGCAAGCTCAGCGCCCACGGCTTCGAACCCGAGGAGATCCAGCAGGCGCTGACCTGGCTGGACGGCCTCAATCTCGCCGCGCAGAACACCCGCGCAGACGATCTCCCCTCCGAGGAGCGGCCGCTGCCGCTGCAATCTGCGGACAGCCTGCGGGTCTACTCGGTGCTCGAGCAGGACCACCTGGGCGCGCAGTGCCTGGGCTTCATTTCCTTCCTGGATTCGGCCGGCGTGCTGCCGGCGCCCATGCGCGAGATCGTGGTCGACCGCGCCATGGCCGCGCCGGGCGGACCGGTGTCCCTGGACGACCTGAAGATCATCGTGCTGATGGTCTATTGGAGCGTGGGACAGGAGCCCGACGCGCTGGTGCTCGACGAGCTGTGCGAAGACACCCTGGGGCGTCTGCCCCACTAGCTCACGTCAGCAGGCGTTCCGGGTTCGCGTCCAGCTTGGCCAGCGCATCCCGAGTGGCCCGCACCGTCAGCGCCTCTTCCTCGGTCGGCAGCAGCAGGCCCGCCTGCAGGTAGGACGCCAGGCGCCGCGCCTGGATCAGGTAGCTGCGGCCCTCGGACGAGGCGAACAGGTGCAGTTGCCGGCGCTGGCTGCGCCAGGCGTACTGCACGTGGGCGGTCTTGCCGTTGTGGTCCAGGCTGAACCAGTTGCCCAGCTGCAGCTCCTGCGCCCAGGCCAGCATGGCATCGTTGGGCTTGGAGCCGCCGTCGGCCACGACCTCGAGCATGGAAGCGTCGATGCCCAGCATCAGCTCGATGCTCTCGGCGTCCAGCGGCAGGTCGGTGGCCGGGTCGTCGGCGACGTAATCCTCTAGGTTGGCCAGGCGCTTGGCCATGGCGTCGATGCGGGCCTGCGGGATGGCCTCGGTCTTGGACTGGAAGGCATCGGCCAGCGTGTCGCCGATGACCTTGATGTGCGATTCCTGCGCCGGGCCCTGCAGCCCCAGCAGCGACATGCCCTGGCGCAGGCGCTGCAGCAGCCGGGGCAGGTCCTGGATGACGCGGGCGCGCTCGGCCCGGTTGGGCTTGGCGCTGGCGGCCCACACCAGCTCGGCCGCCGACCTCTTCATCGCCACCGTCTCCTCGTGCTGCGGCCCGTTCTTCACGGCGGCCACGGCCAGCACCTCGGCCCAGACCTTGAACAGGAACTCGCGGATCTCCTCGCGCACCGGGATGTCGTTGAGCATCTTGCGCATCTCGATGGTGTACTGGACCGCCATCGTTTCCTTCTGCTCCACCTGCTGCGCCACGCTGACCACGCGCTGGGTGGCGCTGCTGCCGGTGAGGAAGCGCGACAGGAATTGCTGGAACTCGTCGTACACCAGCTGGAACACGCGCCGGCCGGTCTCGGGGTACTGCTCGATCACCTGCACCACCCGCTTGATCTCCGCCTCCAGCGCGCTGCCGCCGATGGCCGTGGCATCGAAGCCCATCACACACGAGCCCATGCGGTCGATCAGCTGGCGCGCCGGGTGCTGCAGGGTGCCGAAGAACTCGGGCTCGGACAGCGCCACCCGCAGCACCGGCATCTGCAGGCGGGCGAACCAGACGCGCACGCCGGGCGGGATGCGCTCCTCGGCCAGGATGCTCTGGAACATCAGCGCCACGATCTCGATGGTCGCCTTCTCGCCCGAGGTGGTGGCCTGCTTCTTGAGTTCGCCGGTGCGCTGGCGCAACTCGACCGCGGCGCGCTGCACCGCCGAGTCGTCGTAGGCGGCTTCGGCCGCGGCGGCGCCCTGCACCTCCGTCTGCACCTGGGTGGCAGCCCCGGGCCCCGCCTGGCCCGCCAGCGCGCTGGCCAGCGCCGGCGAGGGCTGGCCCGCCCGGTCAGGATCGAAATCCGGCACCCGCTCCATGAGCAGGCGCTTGAGCTGGCCGATGACCCCGCTGGCGCGGGCGCGGGCCCGCGCCAGCGGGGTGGTGTTGGTCATCAGCCGGGTCTCGTCGGCCACGCCCCACGCTCCCCCGGCGTTACCGCCCGGCCCCCCGCGGCCACCCGCCGAGTGGCCGCCACCTGAAGAACCGCCGGAAGCGCCGCCCGGCAAGGAGACGCCGTCGGCGCCGCCGCCACCACCACCACCGCTACCACCGCCATTTCCCGCTCCTGCGGCCGACCCGGACCCGGCGGCGCGATCGGTCCCCGCGGCCGAGCGGCCCAGGTTCGCCGATGAGGCCGCGGCGGCCGGCGCGCGCGCGGAGGCGCCGCGCCTGACGCGTGAGCTCAGGTCGATGTCCGGCAGCACGCCCTGGGCCACCAGGGTTTCGTTGACGCGCTTGTACGCCGCCGTCAGGCAGGGCACCAGCTGCTGCTGGATCACGTCGCTGACCAGCACCCAGGTCGGGCGCGGCAACTCGCTGGCCAGCCACTGCTCGATCAGCAGCTGCGACACCGTCTCGGGCCGCAGCACGTCGTCGGCGGCGAGGTCGCTGCCGCCTTCCAGGTGCTGCACGCGCACCTTCAGGTCGTTCAGCTCCCAGACCGCCTTTTCCTGGACGGCCAGGGCCAGCCGGGACGCCAGGATCTTCCTTTCCACCACCTCGTCGCCGATCAGCTCCAGGCTGGCGGCGGCCGGGCGCATCCGCGCCGTCGATGCCGTCGCCGGCACCATGGCGCGGCGCCAGGCCTTGCGGGTGTTGTCGACCCAGCCGGAGCGCAGGCGCTCGAACTCGATCAGGGCATCGCGCCGCTCGTGCATCTCGCGGGTGCTGGCGCCGCTGTTGGCCAGCTCGGTCAGGCGGCTGCGCAGGGCGTCGGACAGCGCGGGAAGCGCCGCTTCCAGGTCGCCCACGAACTGCTCGCGCACCTGGCGGGCCAGCAGAGCGTTGGAGGGCGGCTGTGCGCTGGCCAAGATGTCCTCAGACCGTGGCGCCGGCGTTGGGATCGTTGGGATCCCCTTCCTTCCTGGCCGGCGCCTTGACCAGGTCCTCGCGCTTGACGCCCAGCCACATGGCGATGGCAGCGGCGACGAACACCGAGGAGTAGATGCCGAACAGGATGCCGATGGTCAGGGCCAGGGCGAAGTAATACAGGGTGGCGCCGCCGAACAGCAGCATGGACAGCACCATGATCTGGGTGGAGCCGTGCGT is from Ramlibacter tataouinensis TTB310 and encodes:
- a CDS encoding DUF1631 domain-containing protein; the protein is MASAQPPSNALLARQVREQFVGDLEAALPALSDALRSRLTELANSGASTREMHERRDALIEFERLRSGWVDNTRKAWRRAMVPATASTARMRPAAASLELIGDEVVERKILASRLALAVQEKAVWELNDLKVRVQHLEGGSDLAADDVLRPETVSQLLIEQWLASELPRPTWVLVSDVIQQQLVPCLTAAYKRVNETLVAQGVLPDIDLSSRVRRGASARAPAAAASSANLGRSAAGTDRAAGSGSAAGAGNGGGSGGGGGGGADGVSLPGGASGGSSGGGHSAGGRGGPGGNAGGAWGVADETRLMTNTTPLARARARASGVIGQLKRLLMERVPDFDPDRAGQPSPALASALAGQAGPGAATQVQTEVQGAAAAEAAYDDSAVQRAAVELRQRTGELKKQATTSGEKATIEIVALMFQSILAEERIPPGVRVWFARLQMPVLRVALSEPEFFGTLQHPARQLIDRMGSCVMGFDATAIGGSALEAEIKRVVQVIEQYPETGRRVFQLVYDEFQQFLSRFLTGSSATQRVVSVAQQVEQKETMAVQYTIEMRKMLNDIPVREEIREFLFKVWAEVLAVAAVKNGPQHEETVAMKRSAAELVWAASAKPNRAERARVIQDLPRLLQRLRQGMSLLGLQGPAQESHIKVIGDTLADAFQSKTEAIPQARIDAMAKRLANLEDYVADDPATDLPLDAESIELMLGIDASMLEVVADGGSKPNDAMLAWAQELQLGNWFSLDHNGKTAHVQYAWRSQRRQLHLFASSEGRSYLIQARRLASYLQAGLLLPTEEEALTVRATRDALAKLDANPERLLT
- the dprA gene encoding DNA-processing protein DprA codes for the protein MERDELAAWLRLSLTPQVGSGTARRLLAAFGLPQNIFAQSHGALLAVAAPAQAQALLAEPPGLAAQVEATARWLAQARAERTLLTLADAAYPAALLQTEDPPLMLYLAGRRDQVSRADGWPRAIAMVGSRNATPQGLDNARQFARAFAQQGWTVVSGLALGVDGASHEGALDGAAAGALATIAVVGTGLDRVYPRQHLELARRIAAQGLLVSEYPLGTPPLQPNFPKRNRIIAALSQGTLVVEAALQSGSLITARQAAEQGKEVFAIPGSIHSPQARGCHALIRQGAKLVETAQDVLEELVPQPTSRAAVSGARGERPAQEAGDDPVLESMGHDPVTLDALVARTGMPPPALQARLLELELQGQVGRLPGGLFQRVGSA
- a CDS encoding DUF494 domain-containing protein, with the translated sequence MFEVLVFVYENYWRGDACPQLQQLGRKLSAHGFEPEEIQQALTWLDGLNLAAQNTRADDLPSEERPLPLQSADSLRVYSVLEQDHLGAQCLGFISFLDSAGVLPAPMREIVVDRAMAAPGGPVSLDDLKIIVLMVYWSVGQEPDALVLDELCEDTLGRLPH